One Oryza sativa Japonica Group chromosome 8, ASM3414082v1 DNA window includes the following coding sequences:
- the LOC4345767 gene encoding F-box/FBD/LRR-repeat protein At1g13570 isoform X1, with protein sequence MEGSPRRRKLRRLSPGAAPQQPKPSLNSLPSEILENIVGRLPVRQAVRTSALSRDWRRRWESSPGIRFGWGSGEAGAAAAVGQILARYACPVRHFRHGWIESGGSARADEWFVVLAGRGVEHLALIFSEADNFLFHTLHAAIFSCRELTKLELGSCRLPAAPSDFSGFPNLTVLTLTMVAFPPHGERTLEAMISSAPLLQSLELKNVSMEGGEWDEWVIRAPNLKDLIIQLEFDFLWEIEQLPSIQTATISVDNESTDRDFVQLLTCFARPSYTASPLSPAPLTGRIPVPASSRSGTAWLSIHVRRYLEHSSNSSTGIQKWIMLWRDFHVLLRN encoded by the exons atggaggGGTCGCCCCGACGCCGGAAGCTGCGGCGGCTGTCTCCGGGGGCGGCGCCGCAGCAGCCGAAGCCGAGCCTGAACTCCCTCCCGTCGGAGATCCTCGAGAACATCGTCGGCCGCCTCCCCGTCCGCCAGGCCGTCCGCACGTCGGCTCTCTCCCGCGACTGGCGCCGCCGCTGGGAGTCCTCCCCGGGGATCCGCTTCGGGTGGGgcagcggcgaggcgggcgccgccgccgccgtcggccaaatcCTCGCGCGGTACGCGTGCCCCGTCCGCCATTTCCGCCACGGGTGGATCGAGAGCGGTGGCTCCGCCCGCGCGGACGAGTggttcgtcgtcctcgccgggaGGGGCGTCGAGCACCTCGCCCTAATCTTCTCGGAGGCCGACAACTTCCTCTTCCACACGCTTCACGCCGCCATCTTCTCGTGCCGCGAGCTCACCAAGCTGGAGCTCGGGAGCTGCCGCCTCCCGGCCGCGCCCTCGGACTTCTCAGGGTTCCCAAATCTCACCGTGTTAACCCTCACCATGGTCGCTTTTCCACCCCATGGGGAGAGGACTTTGGAGGCGATGATCTCCTCGGCTCCGTTGCTTCAGTCGCTGGAGCTTAAGAATGTTAGTATGGAAGGCGGCGAGTGGGATGAGTGGGTGATTCGGGCACCAAATCTCAAGGATTTGATTATTCAGTTAGAGTTCGATTTTCTATGGGAGATCGAGCAGCTTCCTTCCATCCAGACGGCGACTATCAGTGTTGATAATGAATCTACCGATCGTGATTTTGTTCAGCTACTGACATGTTTTGCTCGACCTTCATATACCG CATCTCCTCTGAGCCCTGCTCCCCTAACTGGCCGAATCCCTGTTCCTGCAAGTTCTCGTAGTGGTACTGCATGGCTGTCTATTCACGTCAGACGATATCTTGAACATTCTAGTAATTCCTCCACAGG GATACAGAAGTGGATAATGCTCTGGAGGGACTTTCATGTTCTTTTGAGAAATTGA
- the LOC4345767 gene encoding F-box/FBD/LRR-repeat protein At1g13570 isoform X2: MEGSPRRRKLRRLSPGAAPQQPKPSLNSLPSEILENIVGRLPVRQAVRTSALSRDWRRRWESSPGIRFGWGSGEAGAAAAVGQILARYACPVRHFRHGWIESGGSARADEWFVVLAGRGVEHLALIFSEADNFLFHTLHAAIFSCRELTKLELGSCRLPAAPSDFSGFPNLTVLTLTMVAFPPHGERTLEAMISSAPLLQSLELKNVSMEGGEWDEWVIRAPNLKDLIIQLEFDFLWEIEQLPSIQTATISVDNESTDRDFVQLLTCFARPSYTGYRSG; encoded by the exons atggaggGGTCGCCCCGACGCCGGAAGCTGCGGCGGCTGTCTCCGGGGGCGGCGCCGCAGCAGCCGAAGCCGAGCCTGAACTCCCTCCCGTCGGAGATCCTCGAGAACATCGTCGGCCGCCTCCCCGTCCGCCAGGCCGTCCGCACGTCGGCTCTCTCCCGCGACTGGCGCCGCCGCTGGGAGTCCTCCCCGGGGATCCGCTTCGGGTGGGgcagcggcgaggcgggcgccgccgccgccgtcggccaaatcCTCGCGCGGTACGCGTGCCCCGTCCGCCATTTCCGCCACGGGTGGATCGAGAGCGGTGGCTCCGCCCGCGCGGACGAGTggttcgtcgtcctcgccgggaGGGGCGTCGAGCACCTCGCCCTAATCTTCTCGGAGGCCGACAACTTCCTCTTCCACACGCTTCACGCCGCCATCTTCTCGTGCCGCGAGCTCACCAAGCTGGAGCTCGGGAGCTGCCGCCTCCCGGCCGCGCCCTCGGACTTCTCAGGGTTCCCAAATCTCACCGTGTTAACCCTCACCATGGTCGCTTTTCCACCCCATGGGGAGAGGACTTTGGAGGCGATGATCTCCTCGGCTCCGTTGCTTCAGTCGCTGGAGCTTAAGAATGTTAGTATGGAAGGCGGCGAGTGGGATGAGTGGGTGATTCGGGCACCAAATCTCAAGGATTTGATTATTCAGTTAGAGTTCGATTTTCTATGGGAGATCGAGCAGCTTCCTTCCATCCAGACGGCGACTATCAGTGTTGATAATGAATCTACCGATCGTGATTTTGTTCAGCTACTGACATGTTTTGCTCGACCTTCATATACCG GATACAGAAGTGGATAA